AAGCCCACCAGCGGCAGCAGCACCAGATCCAGGGCCCAGACCTTGCGTTGGCGCTTTGGCTGCGGGCGTGGTTCGAGGATGCGAAAACGATTACCTGCCAGTTTCTCGTGCCGGCTGACGCGCTGGAAGACCATCTTGGTGCGCGGCCAGGCGCTGAGCACCGGCAGGTAGATGTGCTTGCCGCGTTTCTGCGCAGCGGCGAGCAGTGGCCGCGGATCGATTTCACCATCGTTGGGCAGGTACAGGGCGATGTGCCGGGCGCGACGAAACTGCGGGCTTTGTGCCAGTTGCCGATACAGGTTGCGTGCAGCAAGACGTTGCTGGCTACGGCTGAGCGCACGACGGCGCTGGCGCAGTACGCGGCGCAGTTGCGGGCGACTGGGAGTGCTGGACGTGGTCATGAGGTGAGGTTGTGCTGAGGCAGATAGCAGTGCTGAAACGCGCTGCAGGAAATGATGACTTCCCGGCGTGCCGCTGTCGGTTTAGCCCTTGAACCCGAAAGTTCAAGGTGGAGGTTGCAGGAGGCGTTAAGGCTTTCCGTCAGGCGGACATGCACACCGGCCCCAACATGCAACCCCCGTGGTTGTGCGTATCGGCTCAGGGACATCACCGACTGGCGCACACCCCAGGAAGTTGGGCTTAGTATACCCGAACAGAGGGTGTGCGGGGCGGCCTGCGACGAACCGGCAGGCATGGAGGTGCTCAGGGCGTCGGGTCGTCGGCCAGCGCATGGTCGACACGATCGAGCAGATCGCGTACCTGCTGGCGGGTGGAGCTGGCGTCCTGATCCAGGCGCTGCTGCTTGTGCAGCAGGTCATGGGTGATGTTCAGAGCGGCCATCACCGCCACGCGGTCGGCGCCAATCACCTTGCCGCTGGTGCGGATTTCACGCATCTTGCCGTCCAGGTAGCGGGCAGCGCTTTCCAGGTTGGCGCGTTCATCCTGCGGGCAGGCGATGCAATATTCTTTGTCCAGAATGTGGACGGTCACGGTGTTCGACTGGGTCATGAGTCCTGCTCCAGGGCTTTGAGGCGCGAAATCATCGATTCGACCTTGTGCCGGGCCAATTCGTTCTTTTCGATCAGATGAGCGCGTTCCTCGCGCCAGGCCTGTTCATTCGCCAGCAGGAGTCGGTTGTGAGCCTTTAGCTGCTCGACACGCTGGATCAGCAGCTCCAGCTTGGCGGTCAATGCGTGCAAATCGGCGTCTTCCATGGGCTCTCGCTATGGGAGGGAATGGCTGGACTATATAGGCCTGTCCCGTTCAGGGCACCTCTAAAAACTACCTGCGTTGTCATCACTGCGTTAAAAACAAGCTCAAAATGTTAATTGCAACTCGTAAAGTCGAGCGCGACTCCGACCGTTTTTCGCTTGTTTTTGCCTTGTGCTGACTACCTCGCCTACGTTTTTAGATGCGCCCGTTGCGGGTCAAACCACGGTTGGCAGTGATGTGATGCTGATGACGGCATCACTCCGGCGCCTCGGATGGTCTTGGCGCGTCTGCCGGTGCTAGGATACGAGGCCTCCATTCTAGAGATTGCGCCGCCTGGCGCCTAGCTATCTATGTCGATTCCAAGCTCTCCCTACGCCGCCTTCGCCGCTCTGCTCAGCAGCGCCGGGCATCCCGTTTCCCCTGCCGAACTGCACGGCCTGTTGCTGGGTCGCAGTTGCGCGGGCGCCGGCTTCGACGCCGACGCCTGGCTGCTCGACGCGGCTGATCTGCTCGGCGGCGAGCCGCAGGACAACGTGCGCCAGGCGCTGATCGGCCTGCAGGAGATGGTCAAGGGCGAATTGTGCAGCGAGGACATCACCGTGGTGCTGCTGTTGCCCGATGACGAAGCCCCGCTGACGCAGCGCGCGGTCGCGCTGGGGCAATGGTGCCAGGGCTTTCTCGCCGGTTTCGGCTTGACCGCCCGCGACGGTGCGCTGAGCGCCGAGGCCATGGAAGTGTTGCAGGATCTCTCCGCCATCGCCCAGGTGCAGAGTGCCCTGGAAGAGTCCGAAGATGGCGAGAGCGACTACATGGAGGTCATGGAGTACCTGCGGGTGGCGCCGCTGCTGCTGTTCACCGAATGCGCCAAGCCCGCCGTGCCTGCCGCCAAACCCTCCCTGCACTGATTTTTTGCCGGAGCCTGCCG
This region of Pseudomonas wenzhouensis genomic DNA includes:
- a CDS encoding 5-formyltetrahydrofolate cyclo-ligase, with the protein product MTTSSTPSRPQLRRVLRQRRRALSRSQQRLAARNLYRQLAQSPQFRRARHIALYLPNDGEIDPRPLLAAAQKRGKHIYLPVLSAWPRTKMVFQRVSRHEKLAGNRFRILEPRPQPKRQRKVWALDLVLLPLVGFDDRGGRLGMGGGFYDRSLAYLHRRKNWHMPTLLGLAHECQRVDELAMASWDVPLQATVTDKAWY
- a CDS encoding cell division protein ZapA: MTQSNTVTVHILDKEYCIACPQDERANLESAARYLDGKMREIRTSGKVIGADRVAVMAALNITHDLLHKQQRLDQDASSTRQQVRDLLDRVDHALADDPTP
- a CDS encoding TIGR02449 family protein codes for the protein MEDADLHALTAKLELLIQRVEQLKAHNRLLLANEQAWREERAHLIEKNELARHKVESMISRLKALEQDS
- a CDS encoding YecA family protein, which produces MSIPSSPYAAFAALLSSAGHPVSPAELHGLLLGRSCAGAGFDADAWLLDAADLLGGEPQDNVRQALIGLQEMVKGELCSEDITVVLLLPDDEAPLTQRAVALGQWCQGFLAGFGLTARDGALSAEAMEVLQDLSAIAQVQSALEESEDGESDYMEVMEYLRVAPLLLFTECAKPAVPAAKPSLH